The following DNA comes from Mucilaginibacter jinjuensis.
CATAATTAACGAAATAAAGGACTACTACCGGGGCGAAGCGATCAATACACTACTCCTGAGGCCATGCAGGAGTAGTTGATTGCTCTTAATAGGTAAAGATGCTATCAAAATTAAAAAATAGCCAGATACACCCCACAATTATTGTAAAAGCTAACCTCAATGGTTGGCTTTTTTGTTATCGGGCCAGCAAAGTAAATATTAAGGCTATAATTGCCGGTACGGCTTGCTTTACAAAAATACCTTTAGAGGCTGTTAATGAACCATAAATACCAGCCACAATTACACAGCCCAGAAAAAATTCTGCCACATAAACACTCCAATTGGCATCAGTTATCAATAACGACCATATTAACCCGGCCGAAAGAAAACCGTTGTATAAACCCTGGTTAGCAGCTAATGCTTTGGTTGGTTCAAACAGCTCTTTCGGGAAGGTTCTGAATGTCTTTTTGCCTACCGTTGTCCAGGCGAACATTTCGATCCACAAAATATACAGGTGCTCAATGGCAACAAATGCAATAAGGATATGGGCTATAATTTTCATAAATAAAACGGCTTTAAAACTGGTGTTTTAAATATAGAAAATAGATTGTACGTGTATGGCATATAATTATATTAAACATGAAATCAGGGTATTTCCAGTTTCGTATGTCTTATATAAAAATAAATAATATGTTATTTTATTACCTGCACTTTACCTTTGAATTGCAGAAATGTATTAAAATTGCGCCAAATCTCTAAATAATTACCCTGGGTTTGAAAAAACGATCTTTAAAATTATGGGCTTGCCTTGTATTGATGTTAGCATTTGGCATTAACACAAAAGCCCAGACCGATAAAAGTGTATCTCTGCCTCAGCTGGTTACTGGCAAAAAGAATGTTACAGATACCACAAAGATCCAGGCTAAAAAGAGCGACCAGACAGACTTGCCCGACGTTATCCATCAGCTGTTTCATACCAAAACTTCACCACAGCCTGACTCTGTTACCACTAAACCCGAAATATCTGTAGTACCTGCGGTTGGTTATACCCTGGTATCTAAATTCGCACTGGTATTATCGGGTAATATTGCTTTTCGTACGGGCCCGCAATCGCGAATATCTACCATTGTTGCCAGCGCATCCTACACACAAAACAAACAGTTTATCATGCCGGTGCTAAGCAGCATCTGGACCAAGAACAACAAGTTTAACTTTGTGGGCGATTTACGTTACTACCAATATCCGCAAAGCACTTATGGGCTGGGTAGCAGCTCATCTATCAAAAATGAAGACCCGATGGATTTTTCATTTGTACGCTTCTATGAAACGGCATTACGACATGTGACCGGTAACTGGTATGCTGGTTTAGGTTATGCCATAGATAACTACTGGAACGTATCACAAACTGGTGCTAACAGCGGGGTTGTATCCGATTATACTAAGTATGGTACATTCTCGCACAGTGTTTCATCGGGTTTAACCTTAAATGTGCTTCATGATTCACGGGATAACTCGATTAACCCTATTAAAGGTTGGTATGGCAGTATCCAGTATCGTGATAACAGGGAATTTTTAGGCTCCACGCAAGATTGGCAATCATTGATTATTGATCTGCGCAAATACATCAGGTTCCCGGCAGGTTCTGATAATGTATTGGCTTTCTGGTCTTATGATTGGCTGATATTGGGCGGTAACCCATCGTACCTTAACTTACCGAGTACCTCATGGGATCCTAACTCTGCCACTGGTCGCGGATATATTCAAGGTCGTTTCAGGGGGGCACAAATGGTTTATGCCGAAAGCGAGTACCGCTTTAAGATCACCAATAATGGTTTACTCGGCGGTGTATTTTTTGTAAATGCCGAAAGCTTATCCGCACAGCAAGGCACTAAATTACAAGCTATCCAGCCCGCCTTGGGCCCCGGTTTAAGGCTTAAACTCAATAAAACATCGCGTACTAATATCGCTGTTGATTATGGTTTTGGTCGCGAAGGCTCGAGAGGGTTGTTTATTGATGTGGGTGAGATATTTTAAGTATAGAGACAAGAAGTTAGAAACAAGAGACAAGACTACTCTTGCTTTTTGTTTTGCATCTTGGTTCTTGTTTCCTGGCTCTTGTCTCTGGATTCTGTCTGAAAGGCCGGTTGCACATAATCTTTATCCAGGTAATCAGTAGGGATAGTTATGGCATTGCCATCCCGAAGCGCTTTATAGTGCGGCGACATGATCTCCACCCCTGCTTTATTAAAATGGTCCTGAATATTGGCATGTAAGGCCGAGTATATGCGAGATTGTTTGTTGGCTTCTTTGGTGTAAGCATTGATCCGGTAACTCACATAGTAATCATCCAGGCTTGTTTGCAGTACATAAGGTGTAGGTTCTTGCTCAATCATCGGTGTATCTAATGCAGCATCGATGAGTAATTGATGTACCTGCCGCCAGGGAGCATCATAGCCAATAGTAACGGTAGTATACACAATCAACCCCTTCTCTGACGCCTCGCTACTGAAATTTTTGGTGTGGCTGCTCATCACCGTTGAATTTGGGATGGATACAATCTCATTCTGGATGGTACGTATGCGGGTAACCAATATCGTTTTTTCAAATATATCGCCGGTAATCTCTCCTATCTGCACCCTGTCGCCTATTTTAAATGCCCGCATATAGGTAAGCACTAACCCGGCTACAATATTGCTGAGCGCACCTGCCGACCCGAAGGTAAAGAGTACCCCCATAAATACAGACACGCCTTTAAATATGGGCGAATCTGATCCCGGCATATAAGGAAATATCACAATCAGCATAAAAGCAAGGGTGAGCACTTTTACAATTTGATAAGTAGGATTAGCCCAGTCGGCATAAAACCCGGGGATTTTTAAGGCTCCCTTTTCTATTTCATTTTTCAGATAAGCAAAAAATCTGAGCACATATCTAAATATGATAACCAATACCAATATGGTTATGAAATTAGGTACATAGTCCCATACGGCTAAACCTATCCTTTTTAATGGACTGAGGAAATAAGCAAGCAGTTGGTTAGAAATATCCTGAGTAAAAGGAAACAGGCCGAACATTACAGGCAAAGCCAGGTAAATAACAACAATAATAGTAACCCATTTAATGAGATTTACCAGGCTGCTTAACAACCCAAATTCCTGATCGGTATTTAGTACTTCGTAATTATTGATCTTTACCCCTTTGATCAATTTTCCTTTTAACGCATGGCCTTTTCTTACAAACCACTTAAATGCACGGCTTATAATATAAATTAATAAAACCACTACCAGCACTACCAACAAGGCCAGTAAAGTTTCTTTTAGTAAAGTTTTCCAGCCCGTTTTTACCTGGTAATCTATAACAGCTTTACCTATCTTATTTTTCAGCTTTAAGGCCAACGAGTCTTTAGTAGTATTTTGCAATGAGGCATCCTGATCAAAAATAGATACCAGTAACTGGTCTTTATAAGCAATATCAGATGTTTCGTCCTCTTGTGTAATTTTTAATGAATCGGTGCTGAAAGCGTAATCGTCGGCCAATTTTTCGATGCGTTTGCTCACTGCTTTGGCACGCACTTCTGCTGTAAAGCTCCCCAATTTGGCATATATGTAAAATAAAGTATCATGAAAAGCTTCTACGGGAAAGCCTTTTACATTTTTCCGCAACGAATCTGTATGCAGCATTTGTTTAACTGCATTTATGGAATCTGTTTTATGAGCGATTGCACGTGGCTGTGCATACGAAACATGAATATTTAATAAGCAGATAAATAACAAGCCGGAAATGTTTTTCATATCGAAACTATTAGGCGATTGTACTTTAGCAAGTTATTAATTTATATAAAAATAACTTCCCGGCTACTGCAGTTAATTTGTTTCACATAGTAATTTGACACAGCAGACCATCAATACAACTTATAGGTGTGAATTTTTTTGTAATTAAAATGTCATTCGGCTTAAACTATAAGGAAATATTTTTCTATGATTTGACTAAAATTACCAAGTGAGGATATCTTCTGAATAAAACAAAACCTTAATAATCCATACAACTTACAGGTTTGAGCTTAGTGTAATGGATACATTAAGTAACGTTTTTACCGATTATAAATAATCTATTTTATAGCAGGTTTTGAATGCTTTTTTTTAATCAAATGACCAGTTAGTCTATTTCATATTAGTTAAACGGATAGTTGGTTGCATTTTTAACATTGCCTTAAACGTAAAACCAAATAAAATATATTTTCCGTACTTGCAGTTGTTAAACAAATAAACGCCCAAAACTCCAACAAAAAATGAAAAAATTATTCATTCTTTCCGTAGCCCTGTGCCTAACGGTCACGGCATTTGCCCACGACATTTTCACCGCAGTTAAAACTAATGACATCGCTGCAGTAAAGTACTTACAAAACAAAGGTGCAGATCTTGATGCAACCAACGCTAAAGGCGAAACTGCATTAATGATTGCCATCCAAACTAAAAATGACCGTATTGCCGATTACCTGATCGAAAAAGACGTAAACGTAAACGCTCAAAGCAAAAATGGTTTTACCCCATTAATGTATGCTGTGCAAACACAGAATGTTGCACTGGTAAAAACCCTGCTTAGCCACGGCGCCCAATTAAAATTACAAGACACCAATCATAAAACTGCATTAGATTATGCTATGCAGCAAAACAACAATGACCTGGTTGCTCTTTTAAAGGCTTAACATAGACCCCGAAAATCAATTTTTGATTTTAGAAGCCATACAGTGTGTCACTGTATGGCTTTCTTTTTTAAACCTTAAAAAGGAACAGCAATAAAATATTTACTGTACTTAACGAAAAATTAGCTAATGCCATTAACAGTTTATCGACCTGCTCTGTGGCCGACAGACGGTAATACCGGGCAAAAACGTATTTAAATAAATAACTAAAACCGTAAACGCATAATACAAATGACAGCACCAGCTGTATTATCCCCATGTCTTTAAATGAATCTAAAAAATGTGTGTTCATATCTCTCTCCTCTTAATCTGTTTTTAACACTGTAAATTCTGTGCGGCGGTTTAACTGCCGGCCATCCGGATTGTCTTTACCATCAGGCAACGAGTTTGGTGCAATAGGTTTGGTTTTTCCATAACCTTTGGCAAATACCCGAGTATCCTCTATCCCTTTCGAAATAATATAGTCTACACATGATTGTGCCCTGTCTTGCGACAGCTTATCGTTATAAGCATCGCTGCCAATAGAGTCGGTGTGCGAACTGAGCTCTATCTTAAATTTCGGGTTATCTTTCAGGATGGTTACCACTCCGTTCAATTCGGTTTCTGATTCCGGCCTTAAAGTCGATTTACCAAAATCATACAATA
Coding sequences within:
- a CDS encoding DUF1304 domain-containing protein translates to MKIIAHILIAFVAIEHLYILWIEMFAWTTVGKKTFRTFPKELFEPTKALAANQGLYNGFLSAGLIWSLLITDANWSVYVAEFFLGCVIVAGIYGSLTASKGIFVKQAVPAIIALIFTLLAR
- a CDS encoding mechanosensitive ion channel family protein, translated to MKNISGLLFICLLNIHVSYAQPRAIAHKTDSINAVKQMLHTDSLRKNVKGFPVEAFHDTLFYIYAKLGSFTAEVRAKAVSKRIEKLADDYAFSTDSLKITQEDETSDIAYKDQLLVSIFDQDASLQNTTKDSLALKLKNKIGKAVIDYQVKTGWKTLLKETLLALLVVLVVVLLIYIISRAFKWFVRKGHALKGKLIKGVKINNYEVLNTDQEFGLLSSLVNLIKWVTIIVVIYLALPVMFGLFPFTQDISNQLLAYFLSPLKRIGLAVWDYVPNFITILVLVIIFRYVLRFFAYLKNEIEKGALKIPGFYADWANPTYQIVKVLTLAFMLIVIFPYMPGSDSPIFKGVSVFMGVLFTFGSAGALSNIVAGLVLTYMRAFKIGDRVQIGEITGDIFEKTILVTRIRTIQNEIVSIPNSTVMSSHTKNFSSEASEKGLIVYTTVTIGYDAPWRQVHQLLIDAALDTPMIEQEPTPYVLQTSLDDYYVSYRINAYTKEANKQSRIYSALHANIQDHFNKAGVEIMSPHYKALRDGNAITIPTDYLDKDYVQPAFQTESRDKSQETRTKMQNKKQE
- a CDS encoding ankyrin repeat domain-containing protein: MKKLFILSVALCLTVTAFAHDIFTAVKTNDIAAVKYLQNKGADLDATNAKGETALMIAIQTKNDRIADYLIEKDVNVNAQSKNGFTPLMYAVQTQNVALVKTLLSHGAQLKLQDTNHKTALDYAMQQNNNDLVALLKA